From Coccinella septempunctata chromosome 4, icCocSept1.1, whole genome shotgun sequence, a single genomic window includes:
- the LOC123312053 gene encoding methylcrotonoyl-CoA carboxylase subunit alpha, mitochondrial translates to MWQKITKLGLTRITLARRWKSHAVRKVDKLLIANRGEIACRIMKTAKRLGVRTVAVFSEADKKSLHVEMADEAYNIGPPPSAQSYLRGDYIIEVAKRSKCSAIHPGYGFLSENVEFAGSCEKNNIIFVGPPASAIRDMGIKSTSKAIMSRAGVPVIGGYHGEDQSLETLSKEASKIGFPVMIKAVRGGGGKGMRIALTESEFEEALESAKTESQKSFGDSVVLLEKFIQEPRHVEVQVFADKYGNAVHLFERDCSVQRRHQKIIEEAPAPGVTKKLRNDLGKAAVQAAKAVGYVGAGTVEFILDRNTHNFHFMEMNTRLQVEHPITEMITGTDLVEWQLRVASGEELPLAQDQIKLMGHAFEARIYAENPREGFLPGAGNLKYLVPPQESEHIRIETGVRQGDDVSVFYDPMIAKLVVWGEDRSIALARLRKNLLEYNIAGLETNVNFLLELTNHKEFKKGHVHTNFIRDYHDSLFPMVNTTENEKIQAALATILFERKVNEGRSTKNPFVLESNFRVNHYHVRNLSIVFDKEEIPVQVKFIGRNNFEVSLNDGMTWHTVSADLKKMNAKTLLTTTIDDLKSACSVFHYENKVILFNDNGKKEFSLPHMVQQTETEDDLTTTSSKAVSPMPGIIDKIFVGVGDTIRKGDNLFVLIAMKMEHIVKAPRDAKVAGVHFKPGDNIAKDAVVVAFEEEV, encoded by the exons GATAACCCTAGCTAGAAGATGGAAAAGTCACGCAGTAAGAAAAGTCGACAAGCTTCTTATAGCAAACAGGGGTGAGATAGCATGTAGGATAATGAAAACAGCTAAACGTCTTGGCGTTAGAACAGTTGCAGTTTTCAGCGAAGCAGACAAGAAATCGTTACACGTAGAAATg GCAGACGAGGCATACAACATTGGGCCACCACCAAGTGCACAAAGCTACTTGAGGGGAGATTACATCATAGAAGTAGCTAAAAGATCCAAATGCTCTGCTATTCATCCAGGTTATGGTTTTCtttctgaaaatgttgaattcgcGGGAAGTTGCGAAAAAAATAACATCATATTTGTCGGACCACCAGCGTCGGCCATAAGAGATATGGGAATAAAAAG TACATCTAAGGCAATCATGTCAAGAGCTGGAGTACCTGTGATAGGGGGATATCATGGCGAAGATCAAAGTTTAGAGACTTTGTCAAAAGAAGCCAGTAAAATTGGGTTCCCAGTTATGATAAAAGCAGTGAGAGGTGGAGGTGGCAAAGGCATGAGAATCGCTCTAACTGAGTCCGAATTCGAGGAGGCGTTGGAATCGGCAAAAACTGAATCGCAAAAATCCTTTGGCGATTCCGTTGTACTCCTCGAAAAGTTTATACAGGAACCGAGACATGTGGAGGTGCAAGTTTTTGCTGACAAATACGGCAACGCTGTACATTTGTTCGAGAGAGACTGTTCGGTACAAAGGAGACATCAGAAAATTATAGAGGAAGCGCCAGCA CCAGGAGTTACCAAGAAGCTCAGGAATGATTTGGGAAAAGCTGCAGTTCAGGCTGCCAAAGCTGTAGGTTACGTTGGTGCTGGCACAGTAGAATTCATCTTGGATAGGAACACtcacaattttcattttatggAGATGAATACCAGGCTACAAGTTGAACATCCCATTACAGAAATGATTACTG GTACTGATCTAGTTGAATGGCAGCTGAGGGTAGCGTCAGGTGAGGAGCTTCCTCTTGCTCAAGATCAAATAAAACTTATGGGACACGCTTTTGAGGCCAGAATCTACGCAGAAAATCCGAGGGAAGGTTTCCTTCCAGGAGCTGGAAACCTAAAATATCTTGTTCCTCCACAGGAGTCTGAACATATACGTATTGAAACAG GGGTAAGACAAGGTGACGATGTATCAGTATTTTACGACCCAATGATTGCAAAATTGGTAGTCTGGGGAGAAGATAGATCCATAGCCCTGGCAAGATTACGAAAAAATCTTTTGGAATACAAT attgcTGGTCTAGAGACTAATGTTAACTTCTTACTCGAACTAACCAACCACAAAGAATTCAAAAAGGGTCATGTTCACACCAATTTCATCAGAGATTATCACGACAGTTTGTTTCCAATGGTGAATACAACGGAAAATGAAAAGATTCAGGCAGCCTTGGCGACAATCCTGTTTGAAAGAAAAGTAAATGAAGGAAGATCGACGAAAAACCCATTTGTCTTGGAGTCAAATTTCAGGGTGAATCATTATCACGTTCGAAATTTATCGATTGTTTTTGACAAAGAAG AAATACCGGTACAGGTGAAATTTATAGGAAGAAATAATTTTGAAGTTTCCTTAAATGATGGGATGACTTGGCATACCGTCTCTGCCgatctgaagaaaatgaatgCAAAAACGTTACTGACTACCACAATAGATGATTTAAAATCAGCTTGCTCTGTCTTTCACTACGAAAATAAAGTTATACTTTTCAACGAC AATGGCAAAAAGGAATTCAGCTTGCCCCATATGGTTCAACAAACGGAAACAGAAGATGATTTGACAACAACATCCAGCAAAGCTGTATCTCCAATGCCTGGAATAATAGATAAAATTTTCGTTGGGGTAGGCGACACTATCAGAAAAGGAGATAATCTTTTTGTATTGATTGCAATGAAAATGGAACACATTGTGAAAGCTCCAAGGGACGCTAAAGTGGCTGGAGTTCATTTCAAACCTGGCGATAACATTGCGAAAGATGCTGTAGTTGTGGCTTTCGAAGAAGAGGTTTGA
- the LOC123311299 gene encoding probable serine/threonine-protein kinase ndrD isoform X2: MSQSKNTRSKRKPLPNEISVSLKTPKSRQFLFSNGSVSNLDDEAGTTPLKRSKRKKLRKTQNYFSVDDEGNQESSSSVSSISKTRKKVSSRSSANSEVDGNISSEVFLESEEKPKSKRSRKKKIKLPVVNLDDFGSLDNTLQYSEENISSEKKNASIDSISSSTSNVNNENENSSKKKSKKKKSTKREKKQEDIVMPKTRSSRKAAKDKDLKNISEIDENKENIVIENCASPKKSSASKKRRRNCKPELVNEADEVEENIEMLSNEHSRSSKKRRIRSEITNETEGFKTTDNQTGAKSRSSSRKKRRIKSEIINETDDTQLNDEKTGPEHSEIHKRSKRTTTLQIADETKELKENIEAIVENTPSRRSKQIFHSEAVDETGELGEDIEKLGNELPEATRKSSRILKPEFESKTVEWEENIEKFNVKQSRTSRKTSQILKTDSPKKSIEGLSNDNSKTPSKSEHFLNSEITDNSEKQKANTTVDISRMSRKSCQLLNPEFDDKSIDLKNNADNVRNSKSRRSWKLLSNETNLQLEENTDKINIEIPTTSRKSWQILNSEKITDEVRQEDNFDSTDNLGTSSSTDEILSPKTTDDSEDVEKNMDKSHFKNSSTLRRSWQILSTEITGKTKEVENIERSIVQNLRTSRKIEHMPSPKTNNETEHAGINTTRPHFENSSTSRKSEQILNLGATIKTVREDESIDRPRTRNSRNVKQILTPNINDKTEEMKENNKKVHVENSRISRRSWQVRNSEIKDEARELEEDIDSLEMDEVVKSINESSLSVGRLKHEKDEIQLHNNSIMSNLKSPFRNRKSPVEQKSRKRWTILNGDDSAISGHIKANNEEEATIEGKLEINNTSSKRRSIKEIIEPSTNEISNKGSFIIDHEDLDSSMRPLDTSKKSAISIQKENSFNLDSTFVKSSSADNSLEEKNSVSEPENCNIITPDRSLRRYSKRYSKSLDFIEGILPLEQTSTLENSETTINEKQTRNSRYGKPSTPGSILKRRGTYDLDVSVTDVSILKSVSEGNLSNTGLPSEDNSEETNKNVRFQHVTKRKPCLRRNDYLNSPENKPDASARKVPPKIGAANKSVSFDQTIFSASSCSTSTPLHPSKKNNLLKQILTKNSSKDLSNKRRSRSVEEKREKCVNRIKMPNFTKIHQRWNDKLEDISQMAARKAERARLLLSGQKPSVSSTSSSNESERKKDDKTKHPKHLNFTKSQQIPNIGNNRTPNISKTKKQSSPKKFKVEDKSKKQVIVANIPSGKSDTATSKNLLMKSGIPKKLQSTKPTQNVLKRTEEIKCLATKSKPQHDTKEERRTILKGVRGNRRFELLMKMRNK; this comes from the exons ATGTCTCAGTCAAAAAATACCAGGAGTAAACGTAAACCTTTGCCAAATGAAATTTCTGTTTCCTTGAAAACGCCAAAATCCAGGCAATTCTTATTTTCTAATGGATCAGTTTCAAATTTGGATGACGAAGCTGGAACTACTCCTTTGAAGAGGTCTAAGAGAAAGAAGTTGAGAAAAACTCAGAATTATTTCTCTGTCGATGATGAAGGCAACCAAGAATCATCATCTAGTGTTTCATCAATTTCCAAAACGAGAAAGAAAGTTTCTTCTAGAAGTTCAGCTAATTCCGAAGTTGATGGAAATATCTCATCGGAGGTCTTTCTTGAATCAGAAGAGAAACCTAAATCTAAAAGATCTAGAAAGAAGAAAATCAAGTTACCTGTTGTGAATCTAGATGATTTTGGAAGCTTGGATAACACACTCCAGTACAGTGAAGAAAATATATCCAGTGAAAAGAAAAATGCTTCAATTGATTCCATCAGTTCATCAACATCAAATG TAAACAATGAGAATGAGAATAgttctaaaaaaaaatctaagaaGAAAAAGAGTacgaaaagagaaaaaaaacaaGAAGATATTGTAATGCCTAAAACACGATCTTCAAGAAAGGCTGCAAAAGATAAAGATCTGAAAAATATTAGTGAAATAGATGAGAATAAAGAAAATATAGTAATTGAAAATTGTGCATCTCCTAAAAAATCAAGTGCCTCTAAAAAAAGAAGGCGGAATTGCAAGCCTGAACTTGTTAATGAGGCAGATgaagttgaagaaaatattgaaatgttAAGTAATGAACATTCAAGGTCTTCCAAAAAAAGGCGCATTCGCAGTGAAATTACTAATGAAACAGAAGGATTCAAAACGACTGATAATCAGACTGGTGCTAAGAGTAGAAGTAGTTCTAGGAAGAAAAGACGTATTAAGTCAGAAATAATCAATGAAACAGATGATACACAGTTAAATGATGAAAAGACAGGACCTGAACATTCTGAGATTCATAAGAGAAGCAAACGAACTACAACTCTTCAAATTGCTGATGAAACTAAGGAACTGAAAGAAAACATAGAGGCTATAGTTGAAAATACACCAAGCAGAAGAAGTAAGCAAATTTTCCATTCTGAAGCTGTTGATGAAACAGGAGAACTGGGAGAAGATATTGAAAAGTTGGGTAATGAACTTCCAGAGGCTACTAGAAAAAGTTCAAGAATTCTCAAACCAGAATTTGAAAGTAAAACAGTAGAATGGgaagaaaatattgagaaattcaaCGTGAAGCAGTCAAGGACTTCCAGAAAAACTAGTCAAATTCTCAAAACTgactcaccaaaaaaaagtattgAAGGTTTAAGTAACGATAATTCCAAAACTCCCAGCAAAAGCGAACATTTCCTCAACTCTGAAATAACTGATAATTCTGAAAAACAGAAAGCAAATACAACAGTTGATATTTCAAGAATGTCAAGAAAAAGTTGTCAACTTCTCAACCCTGAATTTGATGATAAATCCATTGATCTGAAGAACAATGCAGACAATGTAAGGAATTCAAAATCCAGAAGAAGTTGGAAACTCCTCAGCAATGAAACTAACCTACAACTTGAAGAAAATACAgataaaattaatattgaaattCCCACAACTTCAAGAAAGAGTTGGCAAATCCTAAACTCTGAAAAAATCACTGATGAGGTACGACAGGAAGATAATTTTGACAGTACTGATAATTTGGGCACATCCAGTAGTACCGATGAAATTTTGAGTCCTAAAACTACTGATGACAGTGaagatgtagaaaaaaatatggatAAATCACATTTTAAAAATTCAAGTACGCTAAGGAGAAGTTGGCAAATCCTCAGCACTGAAATTACTGGCAAAACTAAAGAAGTAGAAAATATTGAGAGGTCAATTGTTCAAAATTTAAGAACTTCCAGAAAGATCGAGCACATGCCTTCACCTAAAactaataatgaaactgaacaTGCAGGGATAAATACCACAAGGccacattttgaaaattcaagtACTTCCAGGAAAAGTGAGCAAATACTCAACCTTGGTGCTACTATTAAAACTGTTCGAGAAGATGAAAGTATTGACAGACCAAGGACTcgaaattcaagaaatgttaaaCAAATACTTACACCCAACATTAATGATAAAACTGAAGAGATGAAGGAAAATAACAAGAAGGTACATGttgaaaattcaagaatatcAAGAAGAAGTTGGCAAGTTAGGAACTCCGAAATTAAGGATGAAGCTAGAGAACTTGAAGAAGATATTGATAGTcttgaaatggatgaagttgTCAAGTCCATCAATGAATCTTCTCTTTCTGTTGGTAGGCTGAAACATGAAAAAGATGAAATTCAGTTACATAATAATTCCATTATGAGCAATTTGAAGTCACCATTCAGGAATAGGAAATCCCCTGTTGAGCAAAAAAGCCGAAAAAG GTGGACCATTTTAAATGGCGATGACTCTGCCATTTCCGGTCATATAAAGGCTAATAATGAAGAGGAGGCTACAATTGAAGGCAAACTTGAGATAAATAACACCAGTTCAAAACGTCGTTCT ATAAAAGAGATAATTGAACCGTCCACTAATGAAATTTCAAACAAAGGATCATTTATAATAGACCATGAAGATCTTGATTCCAGCATGAG GCCTCTGGATACATCAAAGAAATCTgctatttctattcagaaagaAAATTCGTTTAATCTGGATTCTACTTTTGTAAAAAGTTCATCTGCCGATAACTCGCTAgaggaaaaaaattcagtttctgAGCCAGAAAACTGCAATATTATTACACCAGATCGTTCATTGAGAAGATACTCTAAGAG GTATTCAAAATCTTTGGACTTCATAGAGGGAATCTTACCATTGGAACAAACAAGTACCTTAGAAAATAGTGAGACAACtatcaatgaaaaacaaacTAGGAATTCAAGATATGG aaagccTTCAACCCCTGGATCTATCTTAAAAAGAAGGGGTACCTATGACTTGGATGTTAGTGTTACAGATGTATCTATCCTTAAATCAGTGTCTGAAGGCAATTTATCTAACACTGGATTACCCAGTGAAGATAACTCTGAGGAAACCAACAAAAACGTTAGATTTCAGCACGTCACTAAGAGGAAACCATGTTTGCGGAGAAATGATTACTTAAATTCACCAGAGAATAAACCAGATG CGAGTGCAAGAAAGGTGCCCCCTAAAATAGGAGCAGCAAATAAATCAGTAAGTTTTGATCAAACAATATTTTCCGCATCTTCATGTTCCACAAGTACGCCTCTCCATCCATCGAAGAAAAATAACCTCTTGAAGCAAATCCTAACAAAAAATAGTTCAAAAGACTTGTCTAACAAAAGAAGAAGCAGGAGTGTAgaggaaaaaagggaaaaatgtGTCAACCGGATAAAGATGCCCAATTTCACAAAAATACATCAAAGATGGAATGACAAATTGGAAGACATTTCACAGATGGCAGCCCGAAAGGCTGAAAGGGCGAGATTATTGTTATCTGGCCAAAAACCATCTGTGAGTTCTACTTCTTCAAGTAATGAATCGGAAAGGAAAAAAGATGATAAAACTAAGCACCCTAAACATTTGAATTTTACAAAAAGTCAGCAAATTCCAAATATTGGAAATAACAGAACTCCAAATATTTCCAAGACTAAGAAACAAAGTTCGCCAAAGAAATTCAAAGTAGAAGATAAATCTAAGAAACAAGTTATTGTAGCTAACATTCCCAGTGGGAAATCGGACACAGCTACTTCTAAAAATTTACTAATGAAATCTGGTATTCCGAAAAAATTACAAAGTACAAAACCCACACAAAATGTCCTCAAAAGAACAGAAGAAATTAAATGCCTTGCTACTAAAAGTAAACCACAACATGATACTAAAGAGGAAAGAAGAACGATTCTTAAAGGTGTGAGAGGAAATAGACGGTTTGAATTATTAATGAAGATGCGAAATAAgtga
- the LOC123311299 gene encoding myb-like protein A isoform X1, protein MSQSKNTRSKRKPLPNEISVSLKTPKSRQFLFSNGSVSNLDDEAGTTPLKRSKRKKLRKTQNYFSVDDEGNQESSSSVSSISKTRKKVSSRSSANSEVDGNISSEVFLESEEKPKSKRSRKKKIKLPVVNLDDFGSLDNTLQYSEENISSEKKNASIDSISSSTSNVNNENENSSKKKSKKKKSTKREKKQEDIVMPKTRSSRKAAKDKDLKNISEIDENKENIVIENCASPKKSSASKKRRRNCKPELVNEADEVEENIEMLSNEHSRSSKKRRIRSEITNETEGFKTTDNQTGAKSRSSSRKKRRIKSEIINETDDTQLNDEKTGPEHSEIHKRSKRTTTLQIADETKELKENIEAIVENTPSRRSKQIFHSEAVDETGELGEDIEKLGNELPEATRKSSRILKPEFESKTVEWEENIEKFNVKQSRTSRKTSQILKTDSPKKSIEGLSNDNSKTPSKSEHFLNSEITDNSEKQKANTTVDISRMSRKSCQLLNPEFDDKSIDLKNNADNVRNSKSRRSWKLLSNETNLQLEENTDKINIEIPTTSRKSWQILNSEKITDEVRQEDNFDSTDNLGTSSSTDEILSPKTTDDSEDVEKNMDKSHFKNSSTLRRSWQILSTEITGKTKEVENIERSIVQNLRTSRKIEHMPSPKTNNETEHAGINTTRPHFENSSTSRKSEQILNLGATIKTVREDESIDRPRTRNSRNVKQILTPNINDKTEEMKENNKKVHVENSRISRRSWQVRNSEIKDEARELEEDIDSLEMDEVVKSINESSLSVGRLKHEKDEIQLHNNSIMSNLKSPFRNRKSPVEQKSRKRWTILNGDDSAISGHIKANNEEEATIEGKLEINNTSSKRRSVRKRWSTELKKKSFNPNDFQIKEIIEPSTNEISNKGSFIIDHEDLDSSMRPLDTSKKSAISIQKENSFNLDSTFVKSSSADNSLEEKNSVSEPENCNIITPDRSLRRYSKRYSKSLDFIEGILPLEQTSTLENSETTINEKQTRNSRYGKPSTPGSILKRRGTYDLDVSVTDVSILKSVSEGNLSNTGLPSEDNSEETNKNVRFQHVTKRKPCLRRNDYLNSPENKPDASARKVPPKIGAANKSVSFDQTIFSASSCSTSTPLHPSKKNNLLKQILTKNSSKDLSNKRRSRSVEEKREKCVNRIKMPNFTKIHQRWNDKLEDISQMAARKAERARLLLSGQKPSVSSTSSSNESERKKDDKTKHPKHLNFTKSQQIPNIGNNRTPNISKTKKQSSPKKFKVEDKSKKQVIVANIPSGKSDTATSKNLLMKSGIPKKLQSTKPTQNVLKRTEEIKCLATKSKPQHDTKEERRTILKGVRGNRRFELLMKMRNK, encoded by the exons ATGTCTCAGTCAAAAAATACCAGGAGTAAACGTAAACCTTTGCCAAATGAAATTTCTGTTTCCTTGAAAACGCCAAAATCCAGGCAATTCTTATTTTCTAATGGATCAGTTTCAAATTTGGATGACGAAGCTGGAACTACTCCTTTGAAGAGGTCTAAGAGAAAGAAGTTGAGAAAAACTCAGAATTATTTCTCTGTCGATGATGAAGGCAACCAAGAATCATCATCTAGTGTTTCATCAATTTCCAAAACGAGAAAGAAAGTTTCTTCTAGAAGTTCAGCTAATTCCGAAGTTGATGGAAATATCTCATCGGAGGTCTTTCTTGAATCAGAAGAGAAACCTAAATCTAAAAGATCTAGAAAGAAGAAAATCAAGTTACCTGTTGTGAATCTAGATGATTTTGGAAGCTTGGATAACACACTCCAGTACAGTGAAGAAAATATATCCAGTGAAAAGAAAAATGCTTCAATTGATTCCATCAGTTCATCAACATCAAATG TAAACAATGAGAATGAGAATAgttctaaaaaaaaatctaagaaGAAAAAGAGTacgaaaagagaaaaaaaacaaGAAGATATTGTAATGCCTAAAACACGATCTTCAAGAAAGGCTGCAAAAGATAAAGATCTGAAAAATATTAGTGAAATAGATGAGAATAAAGAAAATATAGTAATTGAAAATTGTGCATCTCCTAAAAAATCAAGTGCCTCTAAAAAAAGAAGGCGGAATTGCAAGCCTGAACTTGTTAATGAGGCAGATgaagttgaagaaaatattgaaatgttAAGTAATGAACATTCAAGGTCTTCCAAAAAAAGGCGCATTCGCAGTGAAATTACTAATGAAACAGAAGGATTCAAAACGACTGATAATCAGACTGGTGCTAAGAGTAGAAGTAGTTCTAGGAAGAAAAGACGTATTAAGTCAGAAATAATCAATGAAACAGATGATACACAGTTAAATGATGAAAAGACAGGACCTGAACATTCTGAGATTCATAAGAGAAGCAAACGAACTACAACTCTTCAAATTGCTGATGAAACTAAGGAACTGAAAGAAAACATAGAGGCTATAGTTGAAAATACACCAAGCAGAAGAAGTAAGCAAATTTTCCATTCTGAAGCTGTTGATGAAACAGGAGAACTGGGAGAAGATATTGAAAAGTTGGGTAATGAACTTCCAGAGGCTACTAGAAAAAGTTCAAGAATTCTCAAACCAGAATTTGAAAGTAAAACAGTAGAATGGgaagaaaatattgagaaattcaaCGTGAAGCAGTCAAGGACTTCCAGAAAAACTAGTCAAATTCTCAAAACTgactcaccaaaaaaaagtattgAAGGTTTAAGTAACGATAATTCCAAAACTCCCAGCAAAAGCGAACATTTCCTCAACTCTGAAATAACTGATAATTCTGAAAAACAGAAAGCAAATACAACAGTTGATATTTCAAGAATGTCAAGAAAAAGTTGTCAACTTCTCAACCCTGAATTTGATGATAAATCCATTGATCTGAAGAACAATGCAGACAATGTAAGGAATTCAAAATCCAGAAGAAGTTGGAAACTCCTCAGCAATGAAACTAACCTACAACTTGAAGAAAATACAgataaaattaatattgaaattCCCACAACTTCAAGAAAGAGTTGGCAAATCCTAAACTCTGAAAAAATCACTGATGAGGTACGACAGGAAGATAATTTTGACAGTACTGATAATTTGGGCACATCCAGTAGTACCGATGAAATTTTGAGTCCTAAAACTACTGATGACAGTGaagatgtagaaaaaaatatggatAAATCACATTTTAAAAATTCAAGTACGCTAAGGAGAAGTTGGCAAATCCTCAGCACTGAAATTACTGGCAAAACTAAAGAAGTAGAAAATATTGAGAGGTCAATTGTTCAAAATTTAAGAACTTCCAGAAAGATCGAGCACATGCCTTCACCTAAAactaataatgaaactgaacaTGCAGGGATAAATACCACAAGGccacattttgaaaattcaagtACTTCCAGGAAAAGTGAGCAAATACTCAACCTTGGTGCTACTATTAAAACTGTTCGAGAAGATGAAAGTATTGACAGACCAAGGACTcgaaattcaagaaatgttaaaCAAATACTTACACCCAACATTAATGATAAAACTGAAGAGATGAAGGAAAATAACAAGAAGGTACATGttgaaaattcaagaatatcAAGAAGAAGTTGGCAAGTTAGGAACTCCGAAATTAAGGATGAAGCTAGAGAACTTGAAGAAGATATTGATAGTcttgaaatggatgaagttgTCAAGTCCATCAATGAATCTTCTCTTTCTGTTGGTAGGCTGAAACATGAAAAAGATGAAATTCAGTTACATAATAATTCCATTATGAGCAATTTGAAGTCACCATTCAGGAATAGGAAATCCCCTGTTGAGCAAAAAAGCCGAAAAAG GTGGACCATTTTAAATGGCGATGACTCTGCCATTTCCGGTCATATAAAGGCTAATAATGAAGAGGAGGCTACAATTGAAGGCAAACTTGAGATAAATAACACCAGTTCAAAACGTCGTTCTGTGAGAAAACGATGGTCCAccgaattgaagaaaaaatcttTTAATCCAAATGATTTTCAGATAAAAGAGATAATTGAACCGTCCACTAATGAAATTTCAAACAAAGGATCATTTATAATAGACCATGAAGATCTTGATTCCAGCATGAG GCCTCTGGATACATCAAAGAAATCTgctatttctattcagaaagaAAATTCGTTTAATCTGGATTCTACTTTTGTAAAAAGTTCATCTGCCGATAACTCGCTAgaggaaaaaaattcagtttctgAGCCAGAAAACTGCAATATTATTACACCAGATCGTTCATTGAGAAGATACTCTAAGAG GTATTCAAAATCTTTGGACTTCATAGAGGGAATCTTACCATTGGAACAAACAAGTACCTTAGAAAATAGTGAGACAACtatcaatgaaaaacaaacTAGGAATTCAAGATATGG aaagccTTCAACCCCTGGATCTATCTTAAAAAGAAGGGGTACCTATGACTTGGATGTTAGTGTTACAGATGTATCTATCCTTAAATCAGTGTCTGAAGGCAATTTATCTAACACTGGATTACCCAGTGAAGATAACTCTGAGGAAACCAACAAAAACGTTAGATTTCAGCACGTCACTAAGAGGAAACCATGTTTGCGGAGAAATGATTACTTAAATTCACCAGAGAATAAACCAGATG CGAGTGCAAGAAAGGTGCCCCCTAAAATAGGAGCAGCAAATAAATCAGTAAGTTTTGATCAAACAATATTTTCCGCATCTTCATGTTCCACAAGTACGCCTCTCCATCCATCGAAGAAAAATAACCTCTTGAAGCAAATCCTAACAAAAAATAGTTCAAAAGACTTGTCTAACAAAAGAAGAAGCAGGAGTGTAgaggaaaaaagggaaaaatgtGTCAACCGGATAAAGATGCCCAATTTCACAAAAATACATCAAAGATGGAATGACAAATTGGAAGACATTTCACAGATGGCAGCCCGAAAGGCTGAAAGGGCGAGATTATTGTTATCTGGCCAAAAACCATCTGTGAGTTCTACTTCTTCAAGTAATGAATCGGAAAGGAAAAAAGATGATAAAACTAAGCACCCTAAACATTTGAATTTTACAAAAAGTCAGCAAATTCCAAATATTGGAAATAACAGAACTCCAAATATTTCCAAGACTAAGAAACAAAGTTCGCCAAAGAAATTCAAAGTAGAAGATAAATCTAAGAAACAAGTTATTGTAGCTAACATTCCCAGTGGGAAATCGGACACAGCTACTTCTAAAAATTTACTAATGAAATCTGGTATTCCGAAAAAATTACAAAGTACAAAACCCACACAAAATGTCCTCAAAAGAACAGAAGAAATTAAATGCCTTGCTACTAAAAGTAAACCACAACATGATACTAAAGAGGAAAGAAGAACGATTCTTAAAGGTGTGAGAGGAAATAGACGGTTTGAATTATTAATGAAGATGCGAAATAAgtga